The genomic window GAGATACAATCAAGTTAATGTagcattcattattttattttattttatttataaaaatggataaatcatgcCTTATTATGATATGCCTCAAAAACTgtgtgaaaataaataaaaatacaaataaaaattaagcaaaaaagAATATCATAAGAAATGATCATTTGAAGatattatcaatcaaaataatcataCGGCGAAATTATCAAGTAGTCATCTCAATAACATAAGTTACCCAGAAGTTAAGGGCCATTCAAATATAGAGAGAAATTTATACCATTGATTCGATCCTGAAACTTTAGCTGCCTATGATCTTAAGCTCTAGAGAACTAATAAAGGAATATTTGGTTAATATTATTCTGATgccaaaaacaattattttaattaacatgAGATTTAAGGATGATACATTTCACTGGCGTAGatatatcaaatttttatatataatttttttttcaagctaAGGAAATTCATATCTGTATTTTTCAAAATGTAACTTAGTGTAGGTTTGCAATTAGtttgtcaaaattttaaattaattaaagcatGTGCAAAGCTTGTTATGTTTAAATCCAAAACCAAAtaagaaaattagaaataaaatattttcatttatattggATATAAACTAAGTgtgaattattatataaaaatattatattttagttatatatGAATTCATTGTCACTACATAATTGTCATCATATCATATGAtccttaaataaaaatattcaagtaATAGAAGTGATTTTGCACCTTAAAagaatatattacaaataacaacaaaagcGACACTTGATCAACCAAAAATATgagaatacaaaaatataaaaaatataaaaataaatcattatttaataCCTCTGTTATGGGGgaaatatgaaataattgaaatgaaAGGTGCTAGCCATGCACGCAAATATTTTATtcacatgaaattaatatccAAATAAGTAATTATTGAGGCATCTAATCATcacattaatttataaaaccATATTTAAATGGCCaactaaagtgaaaatgaaacTTTCATCGTGGAAAGTGAGACATCTCTCATTGGGGGTCATCTTACTTTGGTGATTTTGGTGCTAACGGCCCTTTCCGACTTACTGGATATCTCTTTACAGATTACCTAAGTGGGTGATTAAAGAGTTGGATCATATAAGGAGAGATTTCCTTTGGTTTGGCCCTGATATTGATCATCCGAGTTGTAGGCTGGTGAGGTGGAAGAACATTTTCCGCTCTAGGGACCAAAGTGGTTGGGGAATCCTGAACCTAGATAACTTTCAACCAGGCGCTCTTGGGTAAATGGTGGTGAAAAGTTCACTGTGGATCCGAATTGGATTGGATTGAGGCGATTCTCTTCAATTATGGTGGGACAAGTTGGAACCTGTTTCCTAGACAACCTGGTaggatttcatttttttggaaGGGGGTCTCTAGATGTCTCCCACCTCTTAGAGGTTGCATCTCCTATGATATCAACTCAGGCAAGGAGACCCTCTTCTGGAAAGACAATTGGCTAAATGATTGGGCTCCTAGATTGGTGTGGCATGATATTTACTTTGCGACGCATTGGCAGAATGGTTCGGTGTGGGATCTGAGGTTTTTGCTTGCTGAGTCGCCATTATCTGGGGATCATGAAGCGTGTGCGATCCGAGAGAGGCTACAAAGATCGGGGCGGGACGTTAGGGACACTAAGCGGTGGAAGCTAACGGGAAATGGTTCTTACTTGGTTAAATCCTTTTACAGCTTTCTCAATGATGATGGGCTACGATGTCctatctcaaaatttttttaaaaaaattattgttagaGGAAGATCAACATTTTTAATTGGCTGGCTTGGAATAACATGATTCTCACTCTTGATAATCTTACACGAAGAGGCTGTAATAGGCTCCCAACTACAACTTGTGTGTTGTGCCATTCTGATCTTGAATGGGTGGATCACTTGTTCCTGCATTGTGCTTTTGCTCGTGTTCAGTGGGATTATCTTGGTAGACTCTTTAATCTGCCTGAACCTCTGAGGTCCCTACGTCAAATTTGGTGCTCGTAGAGGTTGGAGCTGTGGCCTACTAATAGAGTTTTAACTGACTTAGTTGTTAAAGCTTTATTGTGGAATATCTGACTTGCTCGGAATGGTCGCATATTTAATTCAATTTGCTTGCCTGCGCATGCTTTGTTCTTGAAGATTAATCGTATGCTCCTATCGTGGTTTGATGTTCTTACAGACGATGCTAAAGCAAAGCTGGAGGAACCTATGGCTGCTGTTTGTCGTAGCCTGGAGTTCCTTGGATCATGTGGGGAGCTGACTGGGATGGCCGAGGAGGCACACAATCTGTCCATGGGCTAGGTTCCCTATGATGCTGTAGGCTCTAAGGAGGCatgttgttcttttgttttgttttttagtgtttttgttttgttgtatcACTTCTTTGTGGTGTGCCCTTTGTACCTTGTCTTTTTCATCTTAATctaagtggtttatccaccttttcaaaaatgGCCAACTAATATTACAAATAACGAAAGTTAATTAGTGCAACTAAAAACTAATATTCAACCCATATTATGTTCAATCATCTCTAATTTTTTAGATCTATCcaaatattttatcataatcCTCATATCCAAATAAGCCTAAACCCAAGGTTATTAATTAATAGAATTTCACTAAGCTATTGTAGGGTAGCCTAGAAAAGAATCCCATGCACCATGAAAATCCTAATTAAGGGTATCCTAGAATAATGCATGCAACTTCTTATCTGTATATCtgtctatctatctatctatctattaGGAAAGAATCCCATGCACGATGAAAACCCCTAATCAAGGGTATCCTAGAATAATACATGTAACTTCTTATCTAcctatttatctatatatataaacaaaactaaTCAATCCTCACTTCTCCCATTGTACTTTCATTCCTCAAATGGCTAAccttctcatcttcttcatccctTATTtctcattaatttccttgtcCTACTGCTTAACCATCCCTACACGCTCTGAGTCAGAGATTAGGGAACTATATGAAGGTTGGCTAATGAAACATAGAAAGACCTACAATGGCATgttggagaaggaggagaggtATGAGATCTTCAAAGATAACCTTAAATATATTGATGAGCACAATGGCCGGAATCACTCGTTTCATCTTGGTCCAAATATTTTCGCCGATATCACCAATGAAGAGTACCAAAAAACTTATTTGGGGTTAGTAACTCCAACATGGAACAATTCAAGGAAAGAGAGCGAGAGGTATAAGTTTAACCTAAGTTGTCCTGATTCTATTGATTGGAGGCAGAAGGGTGCTGTTGTTCCTGTTAAGCAACAAGGCCAATGctgtgagtatatatatatataccattatACGTTTCCAaggatgtttttgttcttttaaaataGTAACTTTATATGACTTTGTCCTAGTTTTTATCCCCTAGGGTAATTTTGCCATTTCAAAATAACCTTATGGTATAAACCCTGGTTACATATATTCCTATTCATTTCCAAGGGTATTTTGTCATTTCAAAATGACCTTTGAATTTATACgtatattattaatattcttattcttcttattattattattattcatttttgacagtatttttattatttcaaaataaccGTATATGAGCTCGCCAATGTACCatagttatatatgtatatattctatAATTCATTTTTAAGGGCATTCTTTTGTCCATTTCATATAATCTTATACCAGTTTTTGTATAAaccccaattatatatatttttattttttatttttagagtaTGTTTAATtgtcatttaaaaaagaatacaTGAGCTTGTGCATAAAccctatatgtatatatagcataattcattttcaataatatttttaacacTTCAAAATAATCTATATGAGTTTGGTTATAAACATTAGTTTTATAATAGTGTCCAATAATTTTTGAGCAGTTAGTTGCTGGGCTTTTGGTGTAAATGCAGCAGTGGAAGgcataaataaaattgttactGGAAAATTGATATCATTATCTGAGCAAGAGTTAGTAGACTGTTATAATCGAGGGTGTGATAGAGGATATATGCATCTTGCTTATgagtttattataaaaaatcgTGGTATTGACAGTGAAGAGGATTACCCTTATATAGCAAAATACACTCAATGTGACAAATCAAAGGTATGATTATTGCCCTTTTTGCATgtcattgatttttaattatttgattattgaatataatatatgatataaattttttatttataatttttatatgttcaGATGAAAAAAAGAGTGGTATCAATAGACGATTATGAGTCGGTACCTGCAAATGATGAGAAGTGTTTAAAAAAAGCAGTTGCCAACCAACCAATCAGTACTGGTGTTGAAGCATATGGCCGTGCTTTCCAGTTATATGAATCAGTGAGTTTCTAATATATCAAtcaccttaaaaaaaatatgaactatACGCAAGATATcatgatatttaatttatttgtgttctttattttagGGAATATTTACAGGGTTTTGTGGGACAAAAATTGATCATGCTGTGGCTATTGTCGGATATGGAGTTGAAGAAGGAAGTGAATATTGGCTTATTAAGAACTCATTTGGAAGTTTTTGGGGAGAAGAAGGATATATGAGGATGAAACGGAATGTTGAGTCACTCTATGGCAAGTGCGGTATTGCAATGTGGCCATATTACCCGGTGAAGAAGAGAGATTGTTTGCTGGTATCTAAGagtttatttctctttttagtCTCCAAAGAATGATTAATTTTCAGATTAAGgtctatatttaaatattatcatgatATACAAACAGTATAAGagtgattaaatttttatttttatttttttaatgaagtttaTTTTCAAAACAGGATGAGAGTGATCTAGTTGAAGAGAAGACAAAGCCACAAACTCTTGCAAATTGGGTTTCTTCTGATTGTGATGAAGGCAAGGGAAGCATATGAAAGAAGATATGATGCATACTTTATAGACAAATTTAATTTAGTGAAAAAActtgtataaataaaatttgaataattctCTTAAATTTGCTTCTTTAATCATCAATTTGTTTTTGTGCCAATAAAGTTTAATTTGAATGGATGAGTATTATTAAATTGTGGTTTGCGTGGGAGTATTTAATcagataatatataaataaatgattaatttatGGTTATTATTTTGTGAGCTGTTATTGTTTCAGTGAGGTTTGAATCTATTCTCAGAATTTTTTAGTTATAgactaaaaattgaatataataGTAATCAATTGATCCGAAATaagttcataaaaaaaaatttctcaattttataATGACAAATTAAAGTTGTCTCTCTTCAgttatttttagataatttaacAACTCTCCATGTGCTGCAGAGTTTGTTTGAGAATTAATATTGTGAAGGCAAACAACATTATTCTAACCACAAACCCCTTAACAAGTTTTgagaattttcaaaatatgttcCATGGAAAATAAGGGCACATTTGGTGGGGATCATTTTTGACATtagattattaaatatatatttagaaatattataaCAATTGAGCCTATAATTTATAGTATAAGATTGTCATATCTAACCACCATTTCccttattttcattaatatttattaaatataaagacaAATAACCTACTTTCTTAAATTTGCTTAAATTtgctcatatttttattttagttcatttacaacgaaaaaataattataactagGATTTTTGTATACATTTTGGCTATgcaatagaaattaaaaataagaagtcAAGGTAGAGCAACATGGAAGGAGCATAATACTactgaaataaaaagaagattttTGGCATAATTCATGTTAACACAAAAAGAATAACTATGGTAAAAATCAAACATTCCTGATCATATGAAAATAATAGTGATTTGTTTCCccttatatttcaaattataatgATTGAGAATggcaaaaaaatcatttattttcatatattattttcttatttttcttttggttaatatttatctaaaaattGGTATAAGTTAATGTATTGCAAAATCAAATTGTAATAAATCTCAACCGTTGGCTAATGTTGATAGGGGCGCAAGTGTACTTGCCGATCGTGTAATAAAATATGCGTAAGTGTAGAGTGTCAGTTCACAGGGGAAAAAGTGAaaactagtaataactctaaacccgaaaaatagaataaatgatctaatgttgtgtgtgaacaaaagcaagcaaatataagaaaatacggGAAATAATTGGAGAGAAGCCAAGGAAGAAAGCAATGTCCGGGCATAGTATCCctttagggttatgaagtacaagacaaaggttgtctaaacatgcaatcttatttgaactgaaaggttttcagaattatactaaatccCGATTTCTTAGGAGAAGAGCAACTGAAAAGTTGCAGAGTTGATACAaccatccacacaatcgcattaacactctatgaaaccttattatgggctaatgacaatctcttaaatagataatctcTCCCAATGAAAGAGATTACtcctaatctgaatacagagcATAAATGAGATTTATCTTAAAATCCACTTCACATGATTATAAAGAGTacagagattatcactaacACACTTGGAAGGATTGCGGGAGATAAAGTCTGTAAAATACCCTAACTAGAGGTGTACttactatcctctcgaattgcggCAAGTCTACgttaggtgggaatttcttctcgtcacgcAGGAAtaccaaacatgatagctagggcttttgcctcattagcaatcaagcattcaatcacataattagactcaaatagatatgattgaaattaggaaaaaaattaaagtatcaaagattttacaaccaatgtcaaaagtataaaccctagagtttaacatCAAAGATTTTACAACcaatgcccaaacatctacaaattagccctccattaatggagagcaagcatacaagatacaaataataggaggaaacatgaaatccatgaaaacccccttctcaatcatgtTGATGAAGAATTGCCGGAGAAACCCTAGGTAAGCTTCCAAGCACGCCACCAAGGTGAACTTGACGGCTACAATCTTCAATTTCCTTGAATATTGAAGCAAATCCCCCTTGAAATCGCTCCTTCAAGAAtcactcaaaagaaaagaattaggtgccctaaaaatcctcaaaagttctatttatacccgactactTACGAGCGTAAGAATTAGGCCATAAGGGAGCTGAAGAAGATAGTCGCGAGCCTTACGGGAACACTTACGAGCATAAGTCATGTCCATaaggtcttttgtttgtgttgcggtctagcttatggccgtaagagATGGACCATAAACTTCACTATTCTGCTTCTTGTGATCGCCCTTACGGGCGTACGTTGTAGTTGTAAGcttctctggatggtccttaccaGCATCCTTATAGGCATAAGTCTTGCCAGTAAGATCCTTTGAATTGGCTATGAATCTCTCTTACGGACATAAGCATGCatgcaaggttctctagaaagtacttatggccgtaagattggccgtaagccacccagttttcCTTGTCCTTATTCTAATGATGCgggagagagctccaacttcatcagTTAAGgtttagaatgctttcttttggCTCTTTGTCATCTTAAAGTGCTGCCTTAAGCTTGTTAATatgaaacacactagatttaacatcgaattccacaatatgattctaatacataCCGAATGAGTGtaaaaaatgatatgaaatacatgaacattatgCACTCATCAAATGTTCTTCACATCTGGTTTGGCTTTggattttttccttcttttttaatttttttatattttaaaataaaagtttgtaAATAAAGAACACACTCTAACATAATTTAGATATCACAAAATCCAAAATTACTATTTTGCTTAAAACTCAATTCATAAGAAAAAATACGtaaagttaataattaaaaagttgaGTGTAGATGTGAAATTGAAAATTACAAGCATACATAAATGCAAAGTATTATGCagttttagtatatatatatatatataaaatacaatataatataCTCAAAAAATTTAGGAGTACTAATTGGTAATTTCATTCTGTTACCAATAGCGTATCCTCTGTTTTCATCTCAAGTAATCTCCAAGCATTATTAAATGATCACTCTCTTATCTAAGcttagaaaaacaataataataataataaaaaattattgacctTTTTGGTAGTACTTGAACCCTGTTTTTATTCAACAATAtattaaagggaaaattactttttgcacccaaaaaattttaaaacttcccaaacaacccctttGACTTTAAAATTCACAGATAACCCCTCTTTTTATGTTTGacttttttttccccttgaaCTCACTCCGtcagcttttattttttttcattctagcTTTACTCTTGCAAATGGTGGGGAAAAAAATAGCCCAgtcacatcattttttttttgaaaaatgtacTTTGAACCATCAAATTGCCCAACCTTTTTGCCATATTCTCCAACACCTTTTGGAAGTCTTTGGTCACTTTATACCTCTTAAATCCTTTTGACCTCTCTATCTAGCCTAGGTTGTGATCTACTCTGGTTCTCATATGGTGTATTGTAgttttccattttcatttttctgacCATCTTTGCGACTGGTGCGACAATCTCTAAAGAAGGCCTGTGAGTTTCTACTGTTGGTGTGCTGGTTTTgggcaatttttttataatgccatATCAGTGATagtgattgataagtgcttgagtgaacatatttctttatatattttacatgcattgagagttatttttatcatgttttatgtctcataaattgtatttggtgtttctttGTACAAATAAGGTTGTGAAagccttgagagaagaaaaataaagcaaagataggttatgaaggtaAATTTTGGGAGAATTTGTGCAATATTAGGATTAAGACACAAATGGAGCTAATACACGTGGGGgtatgtgccaacttctaagaga from Dioscorea cayenensis subsp. rotundata cultivar TDr96_F1 chromosome 9, TDr96_F1_v2_PseudoChromosome.rev07_lg8_w22 25.fasta, whole genome shotgun sequence includes these protein-coding regions:
- the LOC120268696 gene encoding zingipain-2-like; amino-acid sequence: MANLLIFFIPYFSLISLSYCLTIPTRSESEIRELYEGWLMKHRKTYNGMLEKEERYEIFKDNLKYIDEHNGRNHSFHLGPNIFADITNEEYQKTYLGLVTPTWNNSRKESERYKFNLSCPDSIDWRQKGAVVPVKQQGQCFSCWAFGVNAAVEGINKIVTGKLISLSEQELVDCYNRGCDRGYMHLAYEFIIKNRGIDSEEDYPYIAKYTQCDKSKMKKRVVSIDDYESVPANDEKCLKKAVANQPISTGVEAYGRAFQLYESGIFTGFCGTKIDHAVAIVGYGVEEGSEYWLIKNSFGSFWGEEGYMRMKRNVESLYGKCGIAMWPYYPVKKRDCLLDESDLVEEKTKPQTLANWVSSDCDEGKGSI